From the genome of Streptacidiphilus sp. PB12-B1b:
CAGGCCGTGGCCGTCGCCAAGCCGGCCGCCGTCAAGGCCGCCCCGGCCGCCGCGGTCAGCTCCGCCGCCGCCGTCGCCGACGCCAAGGCCCAGGCCGCCGCGCACCTTGCCTACCTCAACAAGGAGGCTGCGCAGGCCGCCCAGCAGGCGTACTACGCCGCGATCCACGGCTCCGCCGCCACCACCACCGCTGCCGCGCCCGCCGCCGCGCCCGCCGCCGCGCCGTCGACCTCCACCACCTCGTCCGCGCAGCAGAACAGCGCTGCGGCCTCCGCGGCGCAGAACGCCTACAACCAGGCCACCGCGAACAGCAACTCCTCCGCGCAGAGCAGCAGTTCCACCGCGTCCAGCGCGTCGAGCTCCTCCTCCTCGGCCGTGGCGAGCGCCGCCGCCTCCGGCAGCCCGCAGGCCATCGCCGCCGCCATCGTCCCGGCCGACCAGCTGGCCTCGTTCGACGAGATCATCTCGCACGAGAGCGGCTGGGACGTCACCGCGACCAACCCGTCCTCGGGCGCCTACGGCCTGCCGCAGGCCCTGCCCGGCGACAAGATGGCCTCCGCCGGCGCCGACTGGCAGACCGACGCCACCACTCAGCTGGAGTGGGCCCTGCAGTACATGAACACCACGTACGGCAGCCCGAACCAGGCGTGGGCCTTCTGGCAGGCCAACGGCTGGTACTGACAGAACCCGTTAGACCACCCCTGCGGCGCCCAGGCACCGGACAGGGGTACCTGCGGCGATCACAACCAGGGGCCCGGCACACGACTTCGTGTGCCGGGCCCCTGCAGTGCTGCCCCTCCCACCCCTCGGCAGCCTTCGTCCTCCCCCGGTGACGACGCCAGGCGTCAGGCGTCAGGCGCCGTCAGGCGTCAGCGCGTCAGCTCAGCGCGCTGCCGCCGCGACGACGGCGACGCATGGTCGCCACCGCGCCTGCTCCGGCGCCGGCCAGCAGCACCGCGCCGGCCGCCGTCTCGACCGGGTTACCGGTCAAGACGGAGCCGCCGGCACCGGTCGCCACCGCACCGGCCGGCGTGGTGGTCGCCGGGGTGGTCGTGGTCGTGGTCGCGGGCGTGGTGGTCGTGGTGGTCGACTTCGAGGTGGAGCTGGAGCTGCTGGACGCGGAGATGGTCAGCGGCGTGGTGCCGGACTCCCCGCCGCAGGTGAAGGTCACGCTGTACTGCGCGCCGGGCTTGGCGTCGGTGCCCACCGTGGTGGTACCGGTCTGCGAGGTGCTGTTGCCCGACAGAGTGACCGTGTTGAACAGAGCCGGGGCCGCCGCCGTCGCAGTGGAGCTGCAACCGGTCGCCGCGAAGGCCACGGTGCCGCCGGGGGCCACGGTCGTGGGGAACACACTGAACCCGAACGAGGTGACATTGCTGCTGGTGCCACCCTGGGCGAACGCCGCCGGGGTGGACAGACCGACGACCGCAGCGGCCGCGATCAGGGGCACGGCTATCGTGGTTCGACGCATGGAGGAAATCCCTTCCATCAGTTCCGGCGAAACGCCGCGTGCCCGAACAGGCACCGAAAGCGACATTTCGTCCTTGATGGCGACGCTAGGCCGCCGCACCGGCGACGGCGACCGGAAAGCCCGGTAATGGCCCCGGCATTGCTCCGAACGGGCATCGACACCGCTCTGAACTGGGGTTTCTCCAAGCCGCCAGCTCCGACGGAGCCGTTGGCCACCCCGTACGACAGGGGCCGCCCCGATGCCGGAGCGGCCCCTGCACGCCCCCTCGGGGGCACTGAACTGCCTTGCGAAGATGTGGATTGACTGATCGTCAGGTGGCTGCGGACTGGAGTGCCCGACGGTAGATGGACAGGCACAGCTGGCACTGCTGCTCCTGGTGGGCCGGTCCCTGCTGGACCGGTGGAACGGCGACGCCGCCGAACAGCGTGCGTCCGCAGAGCATGTCGGCGCCGGTGTCCTTGGCGATGTGCCACAGGTAGACGGGCTGGGCGGTTCCGGAGAGCGAATCGGTGACCTCAGGTCGCATCTGATGCATGGCGTGGTCCTCTGTCCCAGGTGATGGACCCCGCCTCTCGGCGACGGAGGTCCCGTCAGGATGCAGGAAGGACTCAATCCTTATACGAATCAGCCACGGCGGGCACGGCGGTCCCCCGACGCCGTCCGCCGAACGGGCGACGCCAGCCGCTGCGCCACCGAGCCGCCGAACAGCACCGACTCGGCCAGCGCCGGCACCGGGTCGTCCAGGCAGAACCAGGCCCGCTCGGTGCTGCGGCGCGGCAGCAGCTCGGGCGGCAGCCGCCGCTCCCGCCAGGCCCAGACCGCGGCCGAGGGCAGGTCGAGCTGGCCGACGGTGTAGGCCCGGGCCCGTTGCCGGGCGCGGCGCGGCACCGGACGTCCGGTCAGGTCCAGGTGCAGGGCGCGCACCACGTCCACCCCGTCCTCGGTCTCGAACAGCCGGAACTGCGCGCCGGTGCGCGGGTTGAAGTCGACCAGCTTGTAGCGCCCGTCGCGGCGGTCGAGCCGCCAGTCCAGATCGGCCACGCCCCGGTAGCCGACCCGGCGGCAGAACTCCCGGGCCTGCTCCGCCAGCGGCGGGTTCTCCAGCGCGCGGGCGCGGGTGGTCACCCCGGCGTCCGGGGGCCAGGAGCGGATCTTGCGCGCGGTGAAGACCAGCGGCTCCGACCCGTCCGCCGGGCAGTAGAGGTGGGTGATCCAGTCCTCCGCCTGCTCCGGCGGCAGGTACTCCTGGACCAGCACCGACGGCACGGTGTCCGCCGGGAAAGCCGCCAGCAGCTCGCGCTCGTCCCGGACGACGGTGGTGTGGTGCACGGCAGGCGCCCGCAGCCTGGTCCACGCCTCCAGGTTCTTCAGCACCAGCGGGTAGCCGAGTTCCCGGCCGGTGGCCAGCAGTCCGGCGCGGTCGGTCGGGGCCCGGGAGAGCGGCGTCGGCACGCCGTGCTCCAGGCAGAGCCGGTGCAGGCCGTCCTTGTCGGCCAGCCGCCGGGGCAGGCCGGCCGGGACCGGCGGCAGCAGGAACCACTCGGCCAGCCGGTCGGCGTGCTCCGCCAGCAGCAGCGCGGCCTCGTCGTCGGTGGCCACCGCGACACTGCGCCGCCCGATGGATCGGCCGATCGCCAGCAGCGCGTCCGCCAGGTCGGCCGGCTGCTCGAAGCCGGTGCTCGGCCGGACGAACCGGCCGCCGGTGTAGCGGCACAGCGCCGCCGGGGTGAGCCGGTTCTCGACCACCGCGTGGACCGGCACCCCGCCGCGGCCCAGCGTGCGCAGCGCGCCGACCCCGCCGTGGTGCTGCGGATAGCGGCCCACCTTGACCAGCAGCGCCGGGACGGACCGGTCCAGCGCGGGCCCGGAACGGTGCATCACGACCTCGATCCGGTCGGCGCGGCGGCGGGTGGCGGCCAGCGGGGGCGGGCAGCGGCGGACGGGCGGCACCGGGCCGCAGGGCAGGCGGCGGCGAACGTCCGGCGCTCACGTCCTCCGCCCATTCTGCGAGGCGGTCCGCCGTCGCGCGACCCGATGCGGTGCGGCCCGCGGCCCGGGCCGCACCGCCCGGGCGGGGATTCGAACACGAATGGCCGAAGTAATTTCCGGGCCGACCGGGTACATCGTAGGGACTGGAGACCCATATCGAGGAGGACTCCCGATGGCCGTTCCCCTTTACCCCTGTCCCCCGCGCCGGGGCGCCTCGTCCGACGGGGCACGACGGTGACGGGCCCGTCGGCGGCACCGGTCACCGTCGTCGGCGCCGGACCGTACGGCCTGGCCACGGCGGCGCACCTGAGTGCGCGCGGTGTCCCGGTGCGAATCCTCGGCGAGCCGATGGACAGCTGGCGCACGCGCATGCCCGTGGGAATGTTCCTGAAGTCCACGCCGCGCGCCTCGACCATTTCCGATCCCACCGGCGCATTCAGCCTGGACCGTTTCCGGGCGGCCGAGGGCCGGGTCTCCGGCGGCGACCAGCACCCGGTTCCGCTGGACGAGTTCGTACGCTATGGACTCTGGTTCAACGAGCAGTGCGTCCCCGAGGTGGAGCGGACGGCGGTGCGCCGCATCGACACCTGGGGCGACCAGTTCCGGATCTCGCTGGAGTCCGGCGAGGAGTTCACCAGCGACTCGGTGGTGCTGGCCACCGGCCTCAGCCCGTACGCCCACGTGCCCCCGAACCTGGCGGCCCTGGCCGGCGACGGGCTGGTCTCGCATCCGGCGGACCACGCCGACCTGGGCCGGTTCGCCGGGCAGCGGGTGGCCGTGGTCGGCGCCGGGCAGTCGGCGCTGGAGAGCGCCGCGCTGCTGCGCGAGGCGGGCGCCGTGCCCACCATCGTGGCCCGCACCGACCAGCTGCTGTTCGGCACGCCCCCGACGACCGACCTCCCGGCGGACGAGCCGTGGACCGTACGGGTGGTCAAGCCGCCGTCCCCGCTCGGCCCCGGCTGGTCGCTGCGGGCCTTCAGCGGCATCCCGGCCGCCTACCGCTACCTGCCGGTGGACGTGCGGGCGCACCTGCTGCGGACCGTGCTGGGCCCGGCCGGCGCCTGGTGGCTGCGGGCGCGGGTGCAGGGCCGGGTGGACGTGCTCACCGGGCGCTCGGTGCGGTCCGCGCAGCGGGCCTCCTCGGGCGCGCGGCTGGTGCTGGCGGACCGCAGCGGCGGCACCGAGGTGCTGGACGCCGACCACGTGCTCGCCGCCACCGGCTAC
Proteins encoded in this window:
- a CDS encoding lytic transglycosylase domain-containing protein; the encoded protein is MSVSTRMRASAALVAAAAGIASLSGFAASAAHASTPVAAVHQAVAVAKPAAVKAAPAAAVSSAAAVADAKAQAAAHLAYLNKEAAQAAQQAYYAAIHGSAATTTAAAPAAAPAAAPSTSTTSSAQQNSAAASAAQNAYNQATANSNSSAQSSSSTASSASSSSSSAVASAAASGSPQAIAAAIVPADQLASFDEIISHESGWDVTATNPSSGAYGLPQALPGDKMASAGADWQTDATTQLEWALQYMNTTYGSPNQAWAFWQANGWY
- a CDS encoding FAD-dependent oxidoreductase is translated as MTGPSAAPVTVVGAGPYGLATAAHLSARGVPVRILGEPMDSWRTRMPVGMFLKSTPRASTISDPTGAFSLDRFRAAEGRVSGGDQHPVPLDEFVRYGLWFNEQCVPEVERTAVRRIDTWGDQFRISLESGEEFTSDSVVLATGLSPYAHVPPNLAALAGDGLVSHPADHADLGRFAGQRVAVVGAGQSALESAALLREAGAVPTIVARTDQLLFGTPPTTDLPADEPWTVRVVKPPSPLGPGWSLRAFSGIPAAYRYLPVDVRAHLLRTVLGPAGAWWLRARVQGRVDVLTGRSVRSAQRASSGARLVLADRSGGTEVLDADHVLAATGYRVDVDRIGLLAPGLRGMVRRTGTAPRLSAGFESSVPGLYFTGLSAAATFGPLLRFVCGTGFAAGRISSAVAARR
- a CDS encoding ATP-grasp domain-containing protein, giving the protein MPPVRRCPPPLAATRRRADRIEVVMHRSGPALDRSVPALLVKVGRYPQHHGGVGALRTLGRGGVPVHAVVENRLTPAALCRYTGGRFVRPSTGFEQPADLADALLAIGRSIGRRSVAVATDDEAALLLAEHADRLAEWFLLPPVPAGLPRRLADKDGLHRLCLEHGVPTPLSRAPTDRAGLLATGRELGYPLVLKNLEAWTRLRAPAVHHTTVVRDERELLAAFPADTVPSVLVQEYLPPEQAEDWITHLYCPADGSEPLVFTARKIRSWPPDAGVTTRARALENPPLAEQAREFCRRVGYRGVADLDWRLDRRDGRYKLVDFNPRTGAQFRLFETEDGVDVVRALHLDLTGRPVPRRARQRARAYTVGQLDLPSAAVWAWRERRLPPELLPRRSTERAWFCLDDPVPALAESVLFGGSVAQRLASPVRRTASGDRRARRG